A window of Bufo gargarizans isolate SCDJY-AF-19 chromosome 9, ASM1485885v1, whole genome shotgun sequence contains these coding sequences:
- the LOC122919758 gene encoding olfactory receptor 6N2-like, with product MANMFIIIIVKSDQHLHKPMYIFIGALSFLEIWYPSVTVPRLLWALLTQAESISIAGCLTQFFFHFSFGATENFLLTIMAFDRFVAICKPLHYLLIMKQSICTKLLLGSWIFGFLVVAIPCLLISRLFFCFENEIDHYYCDFAPLIKLSCTETSHIQKMVFVSSCFVILGCFLAIIVSYTCIIQVTMNFPTSFGRQKTFSTCASHLVVVIVFYATTIFMFVRPTTGHLLHLNKIISVIPSIVTPLLNPIVYTLRNHEVKEAVKKNVQDLKVKSKSNFTSFSL from the coding sequence ATGGCCAATATGTTTATTATCATCATTGTCAAAAGTGACCAACATCTACACAAGCCCATGTACATCTTTATTGGAGCACTTTCGTTTCTAGAGATTTGGTACCCTTCAGTCACTGTTCCAAGACTACTATGGGCTTTGCTAACCCAAGCAGAGTCTATCTCTATAGCCGGCTGCTTAACTcagtttttcttccatttttcatTTGGTGCCACAGAAAACTTTCTTCTGACCATTATGGCCTTTGACCGATTTGTCGCCATATGCAAACCACTGCACTATTTACTGATTATGAAGCAAAGTATTTGCACAAAACTACTATTGGGATCTTGGATCTTTGGGTTCCTAGTTGTTGCTATCCCTTGTTTACTGATCTCCAGACTCTTCTTCTGTTTTGAAAATGAGATTGATCACTATTATTGTGACTTTGCTCCTTTGATTAAATTGTCTTGCACTGAAACGTCACATATTCAGAAGATGGTCTTTGTTTCATCTTGTTTTGTAATATTGGGATGCTTTTTAGCAATCATTGTGTCTTATACTTGTATTATCCAAGTGACAATGAACTTCCCAACTTCCTTTGGAAGACAAAAGACATTTTCTACCTGTGCATCCCATCTAGTTGTTGTGATTGTCTTCTATGCTACGACCATTTTCATGTTTGTTCGACCTACTACTGGTCACCTATTACATTTGAATAAGATCATTTCTGTGATCCCGTCCATTGTaactcccctattgaaccctaTCGTCTACACCCTAAGAAACCATGAAGTAAAAGAAGCAGTAAAGAAGAATGTTCAAGACTTGAAAGTGAAGTCAAAATCAAACTTTACATCATTTTCATTATAA